The following coding sequences are from one Geothrix sp. window:
- a CDS encoding DUF2231 domain-containing protein — protein sequence MLPPWNHLHPAIVHFPIALLTVAPLLVLLGLLWPAQRRGIHAAALVLLVLGFGGLMLALASGDAVERYARATPALMAGLRDHELAAQKATLIFGLLGGGFAVLWVLPLARRRELARHIELSLLVFWLFLAAGAVLALARAGHLGGHLVHDLHTHAAPEPPVS from the coding sequence ATGCTGCCGCCCTGGAACCACCTCCACCCGGCCATCGTCCACTTCCCCATCGCCCTGCTCACGGTGGCCCCCCTGCTGGTGCTGCTCGGGCTGCTGTGGCCGGCCCAGCGGCGGGGCATCCACGCTGCGGCCCTGGTCCTGCTGGTGCTCGGCTTCGGCGGGCTGATGCTGGCCCTGGCCAGTGGTGACGCGGTGGAGCGGTACGCCCGCGCCACCCCGGCCCTCATGGCCGGGCTGCGCGACCACGAGCTCGCCGCGCAGAAGGCCACCCTGATCTTCGGGCTGCTGGGCGGGGGCTTCGCGGTGCTCTGGGTGCTGCCCCTGGCGCGCAGGCGCGAACTGGCCCGCCACATCGAACTCAGCCTGCTGGTCTTCTGGCTGTTCCTCGCGGCGGGCGCTGTCCTCGCCCTGGCCCGCGCCGGCCACCTCGGCGGACACCTGGTCCACGACCTGCACACCCACGCGGCCCCCGAGCCTCCGGTGAGCTGA